The nucleotide sequence TCCGCGCGCGGCGGAGTCGTAACCTCGCTTTGAACCTTGAACTTAGAACTGACAACGATCGCAACGAAGCCCGCCCGCCTTCAGCCGGCGAGCTTCGTTGCGATCTCCGCCACATGCCTCCCCTGGTACCGCGCAATGGCGAGCTCGTTTTCGCTCGGCTGGCGGCTGCCGTCGGGGCCGGCGAGGGTGGTGGCGCCGTAGGGGGTGCCGCCGGTGATCTCGTCCATGTTGGCGAGCTCCTGGCAGGCGTAGGGCACGCCCACGATCACCATGCCGTGGTGCATGAGCGTGGTGTGGATGGAGGTCAGGGTCGTCTCCTGGCCGCCGTGCTGGGTGGCGGTGCTGGTGAAGGCGCTGCCCACCTTGCCCACCAGCTTGCCCTGGGCCCAGAGGCCGCCGGTCTGGTCGAGGAAGTTGCGCAGCTGCCCGGCCATGTTGCCGAAGCGGGTGGGCGTGCCGAAGATCACGGCGTCGTAGTCGGCGAGCTCGTCGGGGCTCGCCACCGGGGCCTGCTGGTCGAGCTTGGCGCCGGCCTGGCGGGCGACGTCCTCGGGCATGGTGTCGGGAACGCGCTTGACGACGACCTCCGCGCCGGGCACCTGCCGGGCGCCCTCGGCGATGGCGTCCGCCAGCGTCTCGATGTGGCCGTACATGCTGTAGTAGAGAACGAGAATTCGGCTCATGGCGGGTCTCCCTTTGGGTTCGCGGACAACACGCAGACTAGGACCGCCGGCAGAAAGAAACAATCCCGATTAAAGGCAACTTATTGTTGCCGTATCGGATACGATAGTCGCGGGTTCGGGAGAGGCCTGCCATGGACCGTCTCGAGAGCATCGACGCCTTTCTGCAGGTGGCCGAGCACGGCAGCTTCACCGCCGCTGCAGAACGGCTGGGGGTGACGAAGTCGCGGGTGAGCAAGCAGGTGCAGGCGCTGGAGCGCCGCCTTGGCACGCGGCTGCTCCACCGCACCACCCGGCGGCTGACTCTCACCGAGGCCGGCGCCCGCTACTACGAGCGCTGCGCCCCGCTGCTCGAGGCCCTGGCGGAGGCGGAGCGCACCGTGGGCGACCTGCACGCCCTGCCCCAGGGCACCCTGCGGGTGAACGCGCCGGTCTCCTTCGGGCTGCAGCACCTCGGCCCGGTGCTGCCGGAGTTCCTGGCCCGCTACCCCTCGCTCAGCGTGGACATCACCCTCAATGACCGCTTCGTGGACCTAGTGCACGAGGGCTACGACGCCGCCGTGCGCATCGGCCAGCTGCAGGAGTCGAGCCTGATGGCCCGGCCCATCGCCCGTTGCGACGTCTGGCTGTGCGGTGCGCCTGCGTACCTGGCCCGGTATGGCCACCCGCGCCGGGTCGGCGAGCTCGCCGGGCACAACGCCCTCAGCTACAGCTACTCGCCGCTGGGGGACTACTGGCCGATCACCGACCCCGACGGCGGCGCGCATCGCGTGCCGGTGAGCGGCAACCTGCGCGCCAACAACGGCGAGCTGCTGCTCGCAGCCGCCGAGCAGGGGACGGGCCTGGTGATGCTGCCGGACTTCATCGCCGCGGAGAGCGTGGCCGCCGGGCGCCTGCAGCGCCTGCTGCCCGACCACGAGATCGCCCCGCTCAGCCTCAGCGCCGTCTACCCCTACACCCCCCGGGTGCCCGCCAAGGTGCGCGCGTTCGTGGACTTCCTCGTGGCCCGCTTCGGCGAGCGGCCGTGGCGGCTTACGCACCCCGATTGACATCGAGCGACGAAACCTTCCAGGTGCGCGCGATGGCGTGCGGTGGTCCGAACTATCCGCCCTGCCACGGCTCGCCGGGCAGCCGGCTGATCAGCGCCTCAGACACACTCTTCGCCATGGCGTCCAGGTTCCAGGTGCGGCCGCGGGCGAGCAACGGCCCGATATCGGCGACGAATCGGCGATCGCGCAGCTTCGCAGCGAGGTTCGCTTCGAATCCCGCCCGGCTCACGGTCTGACCGCCGTGCCCCATGTAGGCCCCGAAGCACTCGACGATTCGCTCCGGCGAGGCTTCGCCATCGGCTAGCGCGGTGGCCAGGTCGAACAGATCACGACCCTTGCGGCGCTGGTATAGCGCCCGCAGCTTCGTACCCAGCAGCTCGTCAAGCGCGTAGCTGCGTATCTCGCAGGCTCCCGCGAACCATCGAGAGGATACGCGGAACGGCACTGCCACAATCCCGTGGACCGTGAAGTGCTCCCGCGTATTGATCTCAACCTTGAGTTTCAGCCTGAGTGGTGTCGGGTCCTCGGACGCGAACCGGTACTCGAACGTGACACGGCCCTCGCTCTGTTTATAGCGAGGTGGGCTGAGCCATGGGTCGAGCACCTCGTGAAGCGCGCCCATGATCGGCCCGGCGGGCGCCGCCTGGACCTGCACCAGATCGATGTCCTCCGAGTAGCGCGCCGGGGGACGAATGAAGAGCTTGTAGAGCGCGGTGCCGCCCCGGAATGCCAGGGAACGACGGAGCACAGGGTGGGAGAAGATAGCCACCAGCGCCCTGCTGATGACCAGATCCTGTTCCACCTGGTGATTCTCAACCCACGGCGCCTCGCTACGCCATTCCGTGATGTAGTCCAGCGGGATCAAGACTCCGGTTCCACTTCCATATTAATCACCAGTTTCCAGCGGCGGTGCCGAGGCGCAGACGGCGCCTCGGCACCTGGCGCCAGCAGCGTGTAGTCACGCGCATTCGACACAACGAAGCGGCACAGTGGCTGCGCGGCCTCATCCGCTCCCCCCAGCTCCAGCAGATAGCCAAGGCGCTGTGCCCATGGCAGCGGCGCGGTTTCGGCCGCCTTGACCAGCAGCTCGGCATCGATCTCTTCTGCAAGCTCGGAAATGGTCATCGCGACCTGATCAAGCCCGCCGGCACGACCGGGATAGCCGGCAAGGTCGATGGCCGTCGCCTCCGGTGTCGACACCGCTATCGGGCCCCGTGGCGTGTTGAAAAGGCGAGTCGGTACGTCCCTCAAGCGCTTGCGCGCAAAAAAGGCGACGCGAACCGCGCCGCATTCAACCGGGCGCCGGTTGCTCTCAAGGAACACCTGGAATTCCTGCGGACGGTGGTGCGCCGCGCCGTAGTATTGCGCCGCACTCAGCAACCCAACGTAGTACCGCCGGCCTTCGCGCTCCATCAGCGCCGGGATGAATTGTTCCGCCGGTAGACAGCCGAGCCTGCGGTACTCGGGCGGGATGATCACGTAGAAGCCCCGGGCGGGCGAGGCGATGCCGTTCTTGGCGGCCAGCCGCCTGAGTGCGTTGCGGGCCGCTGGCGCAGACACCCCGAGCGCCTGTCGCAGCTGAGGAACCGTGAAATGGTACTGGCCGCGCTCAGCCAGGGCGTTGACGTAGTCAGCCAGATTACGATGGCGAGAATCCGATTCCACTGGCGCAGCGTAACGTCGTTCGTTACTCTGCGCCAGTAGAATCGGACCCTGGATGCAAGCAGACCGCCTAACGCGGCGCGCGACGATCGCGTTCCGGGCGTGAGAATGCCGCCCCGGCGGCCTGGGCCATGCCCTTGAGCAACTCCCATTCGGCGCGCACCAGCCGCAGGCTGGCGTGCCAGGCATCGCGCTCGGGGCCGGGCTCCGGGCCGGAGGCATCCAGGCGCTGGTAGACCGCCAGGGCCTGATCGGCGCAGGCCTCGAGGTCGTAGGCCGCCGCGGTGTCGGCGATGGCGGCGCGATAGCGCTCCCGGGCCTCGCCGTCGAGGGCCAGAAGCTCGGTCAGCGCCGCCGCAAAGGCGGCCTCGTCCTGCTCGCGCAGCAGGCGGCCGTTCTCACCGTCCCGCACCACCTCGCGGGCGCCGGGGGCGTCCAGCGCCACCACCGGCAGTCCGGCGGCCATGGCCTCGGCCAGCACCATGCCCTGGGTCTCGGTGAGCGAGGCGAAGGCGAAGACGTCCATGGCGTGATAGGCATCCGCCAGCTCCGGCATCACCCGCTTGCCGGCGAGGTGCAGGCGCTCGCCCACCCCGGCGGCGCGGAAGGCGCCGCGGATCTCCGGCTCCGCCGGACCGGCGCCCACCACGAGGCAGTGCACGTCGGGCTGCTGCGCGGCGACGGCAGCCATGGCGCGGGCCAGGAAGCCGAGATTCTTCTCCGCCGCGAGGCGGCCGACGTGGCCGATGACGCGGGCGCCCTCGGGAACGCCCAGCTGGCGACGGAATCCGGTGCCGTCGCCGCTCGCGAACTGCTCGCGCACCACACCGGTGGGCACCACGTCCACAGGGGTGGTTACCCCGCGCCGGTGCAGGGTCTCGGCGACGCTCTCGCTCGGCGCGAACACCTGGTCGCAGAGATTCGCGTAGCTCGTGGAGAGCTTGATCACGAACCGCTTCAGCGCCGGCGAGTCCCCGGGGACGTAATGGGTGTACTGCTCGTACATGGTGTGGTGGGTGAACACCAGCGGGCAGTCGCGGTGGGAGGCGACGCGGATGGCGGTCGCCCCCATCAGGAACGGGTGGTGGGAATGAACGATGTCCGGCCGGAAGTCGTCCAGGGCATCGTCCAGATAGCCCGGGACCGGCAGCACCACGGAGAAGTCGCTGCCGTTGAAGTTCTGGATCGCAGGGATGCGAACGACGTCCGTCTCGTCGTCGGGGATACCCGGGAACTCGGGGGCGACGACGAGCACCTTGTGCCCCCGGGCCCGGTAGGCGCGGCTGAAGGCGTCCACCGAGCGCGCCACCCCGCCCACGTGCGGGGTGTAGGTGTTGGTC is from Spiribacter halobius and encodes:
- the wrbA gene encoding NAD(P)H:quinone oxidoreductase codes for the protein MSRILVLYYSMYGHIETLADAIAEGARQVPGAEVVVKRVPDTMPEDVARQAGAKLDQQAPVASPDELADYDAVIFGTPTRFGNMAGQLRNFLDQTGGLWAQGKLVGKVGSAFTSTATQHGGQETTLTSIHTTLMHHGMVIVGVPYACQELANMDEITGGTPYGATTLAGPDGSRQPSENELAIARYQGRHVAEIATKLAG
- a CDS encoding LysR family transcriptional regulator, which translates into the protein MDRLESIDAFLQVAEHGSFTAAAERLGVTKSRVSKQVQALERRLGTRLLHRTTRRLTLTEAGARYYERCAPLLEALAEAERTVGDLHALPQGTLRVNAPVSFGLQHLGPVLPEFLARYPSLSVDITLNDRFVDLVHEGYDAAVRIGQLQESSLMARPIARCDVWLCGAPAYLARYGHPRRVGELAGHNALSYSYSPLGDYWPITDPDGGAHRVPVSGNLRANNGELLLAAAEQGTGLVMLPDFIAAESVAAGRLQRLLPDHEIAPLSLSAVYPYTPRVPAKVRAFVDFLVARFGERPWRLTHPD
- a CDS encoding glycosyltransferase, which encodes MNIVMMTNTYTPHVGGVARSVDAFSRAYRARGHKVLVVAPEFPGIPDDETDVVRIPAIQNFNGSDFSVVLPVPGYLDDALDDFRPDIVHSHHPFLMGATAIRVASHRDCPLVFTHHTMYEQYTHYVPGDSPALKRFVIKLSTSYANLCDQVFAPSESVAETLHRRGVTTPVDVVPTGVVREQFASGDGTGFRRQLGVPEGARVIGHVGRLAAEKNLGFLARAMAAVAAQQPDVHCLVVGAGPAEPEIRGAFRAAGVGERLHLAGKRVMPELADAYHAMDVFAFASLTETQGMVLAEAMAAGLPVVALDAPGAREVVRDGENGRLLREQDEAAFAAALTELLALDGEARERYRAAIADTAAAYDLEACADQALAVYQRLDASGPEPGPERDAWHASLRLVRAEWELLKGMAQAAGAAFSRPERDRRAPR
- a CDS encoding nucleotidyl transferase AbiEii/AbiGii toxin family protein translates to MIPLDYITEWRSEAPWVENHQVEQDLVISRALVAIFSHPVLRRSLAFRGGTALYKLFIRPPARYSEDIDLVQVQAAPAGPIMGALHEVLDPWLSPPRYKQSEGRVTFEYRFASEDPTPLRLKLKVEINTREHFTVHGIVAVPFRVSSRWFAGACEIRSYALDELLGTKLRALYQRRKGRDLFDLATALADGEASPERIVECFGAYMGHGGQTVSRAGFEANLAAKLRDRRFVADIGPLLARGRTWNLDAMAKSVSEALISRLPGEPWQGG
- a CDS encoding type IV toxin-antitoxin system AbiEi family antitoxin; the protein is MESDSRHRNLADYVNALAERGQYHFTVPQLRQALGVSAPAARNALRRLAAKNGIASPARGFYVIIPPEYRRLGCLPAEQFIPALMEREGRRYYVGLLSAAQYYGAAHHRPQEFQVFLESNRRPVECGAVRVAFFARKRLRDVPTRLFNTPRGPIAVSTPEATAIDLAGYPGRAGGLDQVAMTISELAEEIDAELLVKAAETAPLPWAQRLGYLLELGGADEAAQPLCRFVVSNARDYTLLAPGAEAPSAPRHRRWKLVINMEVEPES